Proteins co-encoded in one Euleptes europaea isolate rEulEur1 chromosome 1, rEulEur1.hap1, whole genome shotgun sequence genomic window:
- the LOC130482921 gene encoding protein SCO1 homolog, mitochondrial has translation MAASFRPSLRLLAGRLLLLRAPPRCACSCHPARSLATEPPGSRPREGPSKPGPVTWKSLAITCAVGGGVFAAMKYFKKEKEDMLEKERKRALGKPLLGGPFSLIDHEGQPKTDRDYLDQWVLMYFGFTHCPDICPEELEKMILAVDIVDRIPSLPNVTPLFISIDPERDTKEAIARYVKEFSPKLVGLTGTKEQIDQVARTYRVYYSPGPKDEDNDYIVDHTIIMYLVGPDGGFVDYFGQNKKHSEIAASIAGHMRQYKPS, from the exons ATGGCCGCCTCATTCAGGCCCTCCTTGCGGCTGCTGGcagggcggctgctgctgctgcgagcCCCGCCGCGCTGTGCTTGCTCCTGTCATCCTGCCCGCTCCTTGGCCACGGAGCCCCCGGGCAGTAGGCCGCGGGAAGGCCCCAGCAAACCTGGG CCTGTGACTTGGAAATCTCTGGCAATTACTTGTGCTGTTGGTGGAGGAGTGTTTGCAGCAATGAAATAtttcaagaaagaaaaagaagaca TGCTTGAGAAGGAGCGGAAACGAGCGCTGGGAAAGCCATTGTTAGGTGGCCCTTTCTCACTTATTGATCATGAGGGACAACCCAAGACAGATCGTGACTATCTGGACCAGTGGGTGTTAATGTACTTCGGTTTTACACACTGCCCTGACATCTGCCCTGAAGAGCTGGAAAAAATGATTCTAGCAGTGGACATAGTTG ATCGCATCCCATCTCTGCCAAACGTCACCCCTCTCTTTATCAGCATTGATCCGGAGAGAGACACCAAAGAAGCCATTGCCAGATATGTTAAAG AGTTTTCACCGAAGTTGGTGGGATTGACGGGTACCAAAGAGCAGATTGATCAGGTAGCTCGAACCTACCGTGTCTATTACAGCCCTGGGCCAAAAGATGAAGATAACGATTATATA GTGGATCACACCATCATAATGTATCTCGTCGGGCCAGATGGGGGCTTCGTCGATTACTTCGGCCAAAACAAGAAGCATTCTGAGATTGCAGCTTCAATCGCTGGGCACATGAGACAGTATAAGCCAAGCTAA